Part of the Zhongshania aliphaticivorans genome, ATATGGCCGTGGCTTAATATGTATGCCAATGACGCGCGAGCGTTGTAAACAGCTTGATTTACCCCTGATGGTAGACCGTAATGCGTCGGGCTTTGGCACAAAGTTCACCTTGTCTATTGAGGCGACAAAAGGCGTAACAACCGGCATCTCTGCCGCGGATCGCGCGCATACGGTAAGAACGGCGGCAGCGCGCAATGCGGTGGCGGCAGATATTGTGCAGCCGGGTCATATTTTTCCGTTAATGTCAGAGCCCGGTGGGGTAATGAGCCGAGCGGGGCATACAGAGGCGGCCTGTGATTTGTCGCGTTTGGCCGGATTTGAAGCAACCGGCGTAATTTGCGAGATTATGAACGAAGATGGCACCATGGCTCGCCGTGCAGATCTTGAAGTATTTGCCGCTGAGCATGATTTAAAAATGGGCACCATCGCCGATTTGATTCACTACCAAGTCTTGCATGAGCAGACAATTGAAAAAATCAGTAGCGCAACCATCGCCACCGATTTTGGTGAGTTTCTGTTGCATGCTTATAAAGATTCTGTTGCTGGTGAAGTGCATTTTGCGGTTCAGAAAGGGGACATTAACGCTGATACCCCGACCCTGACACGGGTGCACTTGGGGTCGTCAATTCGTGACTTGTTGCAAACTCAGCCGCCAGGTTCAACAACCGGTTGGAATATGCACCGCAGCTTAGAAACCATTGCTGAGCATGGTGGGGTGGTTGTACTGCTGGCTAATCGCGAGACGCCAGAATCTATCTTGGCAGATTTAGGTATTGCGCAAGGCACTAAGTCACCTCTGCAAGGTGACAGTGTGCAGTATCAAACCACCTATTTTAATATTGGTCTTGGCTCGCAGATTTTGCGTGAGGTTGGTGTAGGTAAAATTCGTTTAATGGGTGCGCCGGTTAAATACAATGCAATCTCCGGGTTTGATTTAGAGGTTGTCGAGTTTGTTAGTCCAGATAACGTGGTAGCAAATAGTTAAAAAATACTGCTGATTGTAGCTTTAAACTACGACTGCAAATTGGAAAGGAATAGATGATGAAAACTATCGAAGGTAATTTTGTCGCGGTAGCGGGTAAATTTGCGATTGTGGTTGGTCGCTGGAACAGCTTTGTTGTAGAGAGTCTTTTGGAGGGCGCATTAGATACTTTGCGTCGTCATGGCGTAGCCGATGACAATATCACCATTATTCGAGCGCCTGGAGCCTTTGAAATCCCGCTAGTTTGCCAAAAAGTGGCCGACAGTAAAAATTACGATGCCATTATTGCGCTAGGTGCGGTAATTCGCGGTGGCACCCCGCACTTTGAATACGTTGCGGGTGAGTGTGTAAAAGGCCTGGCGCAGGTAACGATGCAGTACAGTGTGCCCGTTGCCTTTGGGGTCTTAACCGTAGACACCATTGAACAAGCTGTTGAGCGCGCTGGCACCAAAGCGGGCAATAAAGGTGAAGAAGCGGCGATGTCAGCAATTGAAATGGTCAGTTTGTTGAAGCAGCTGTAAGTTGTAAAGGCTGGGCTTTGCCCAGTATTGTTTCGTGCTGCCCTTAGGCGGTAGCACGGTTTTTTAAGTGTGGTTTTTCCACCAAGCATGAGAATATTTTGTGGCTAATCGTCTCCCTAATCCATCCCGCAACCAACTTGCGGCAGACCGGCGCAAAGCGCGTCATTATGCAATGCAGGCATTGTATCAATGGCATATGGCCGGCCAAGCATTGAATGAAATTGAAGCCCAATTTCAAACTGACTACGACATGACCCATGTCGATAAAGAGTTTTTTCACGACCTAGTACACAATATACCCGCTCAGATAACGGCCTTGCATGAGCTATTTGAAAAGCATTTAGATCGCAAAATAACGGATTTAGATCCCATTGAATTGTGTCTGTTGCGCATGGGCAGCTACGAGCTTTTACGCCGGATTGATGTACCTTATAAAGTCGCGATTAATGAAACTATTAACCTCGGCAAACGCTTTGGCGCAACTGATGGATATCGCTACTTAAATGGCGTGTTAGATCGTGTGGCTGCAGAGTGTCGTGCGGTAGAAGTCGCTGCAGAAAAAAAGGGTAAAAACATCAAACCCAATAAACCGGACGCGGCAGAATAATCTGCCGATCAATGCATTATGCCGGCATCTGAGTTCGACATTATTCAGCGTTATTTTCGCGAAGGCGCTGGCCGGATTTCCGCAGCACAGGCGGAGCGTGTTCGCTGTGGAATAGGCGATGACTGTGCGGTGTTATCGCTTCCGGCGGGTGACGAAATGTTGCTGTCAGTTGATACCCTTGTCGAGTCAGTTCATTTTCCTGCCAACTATTCGCCGCAGTTACTCGCTCGTAGAGCGCTAGCTGTATGCGTGAGTGATTTGGCTGCCAGTGGCGCGTCGCCCATGGCTTTTACCTTGGCGCTGACTCTGCCTGCTGTTGATGAAGATTGGCTAGCGGCTTTTTCATCTTCTCTTGCAGACGCCGCCGCCGAATTCGGAATGATATTGGTGGGGGGAGATACCACCCGTGGGCCACTGTGTTTGAGTTTACAGGTAATGGGCTCGGCACCTGCAGGGCAGGCGTTATTGCGCAGTGGTGCCCAAGTCGGAGATGCCATTTTTGTTTCTGGTCACTTAGGTGATGCCAATGCAGCGCTGGCATTTTTAAATACAGAATCTTCCGAATTACTCCCTAGTCAGCGTGAGTTGCTTGCGCGTTATCATGCGCCAGTACCTCGTTTAGCGCTTGGGCAAAAATTGAGAAATCTCGCCACAGCCGCAATTGATATCTCCGATGGTCTAGTGGCAGATTTGGGGCATATATTAAAGGCGAGCGGCGTTGCTGGTGTTATTCGCCTGTCAGACTTGCCGATCTCGGCAGCGCTTGCTGAGCACGGTGGAAGCATTGATTCAGCCCTCAGCGGGGGTGATGATTATGAGCTTTGTTTTACCGCGCCAGCATCGCGCCGGGCGGAGGTTGTCGCGCTTGCACAAACATTAAACGTGGCCTTAACTGAGATAGGCTCTATTCAAGCTGGCAGCGGATTACGCTGCTTTGACGCGCAAAATAATGTGTATACACCAGTCGGTGGCTACCAACATTTTTAACGCTGGGTACTATTTAATATGGCAACAAAAATTCCAGTTTCACTTTTAAAAAATCCGGTGCACCTTTTGTCGGTGGGGTTTGGTAGTGGTCTGGCAAAAAAAGCGCCCGGCACATTTGGTACTTTAGCCGCTCTGCCCATCTGGTATGTTTTGCAATTTTTATCGCCCGCTAATTATATTATTGCCTTGATCATTGCGTTTGCTGCAGGGGTTTATTTTTGTGGTGAAACTGCAAAAGCCTTAGGGGTACACGATCACGGTGGCATTGTTTGGGATGAATTTGTCGGTGTGTGGATTGCGCTATTTTTAGTGCCACTTAGTCTTTTTTGGGTGGCGCTGGGCTTTGCTTTATTTCGGCTATTTGATATTTGGAAACCGTGGCCCATCCGCGTGTTGGATGCCAAAGTGCACGGCGGTCTGGGTATTATGATCGACGATGTACTTGCAGGGATATATGCCTTTGTTATTTTGCAGCTGTGTTTTGTTTTAAGTTAATCGCGAATTTGCTCACAAAGCACTGAGCCGCATTGTTTATTTAAGCGAGGAAGATCATGGTCACACTAGGAACGCCATTTAGCCATACCGCGTGTAAAGTTTTACTTTGTGGCGCCGGAGAGCTCGGCAAAGAAGTTGCTATTGAATTACAGCGCTTGGGTGCGGAAGTGATTGCCTGTGATCGATACGAGAATGCACCGGCCATGCAAGTGGCTGATCGCAGCCACACATTCTCTATGTTGGATGGCGCTGAATTACGACGCGTCATCGAATTGGAAAAACCAGATTATATTGTGCCGGAAATTGAAGCCATCGCAACGGACACGCTGCTTGAGCTAGAGCGAGAAGGCTTTAATGTGGTTCCCACTGCGCGTGCCGCACAGCTCACCATGAACCGTGAAGGCATTCGTCGCCTAGTGGCTGAAAAACTCGAATTGCCTACCTCCAGTTATCGCTTTGCTGACAGCAAAGAAGAGTTCGATGCTGCCGTTGCTGAAATAGGTTTGCCCTGTGTGGTTAAGCCCATTATGAGCTCGTCGGGCAAGGGGCAGAGCTTGGTGAAGCGTTTGACCGACATTGATGCCGCTTGGAGTTACGCCCAAGAAGGTGGTCGCGCTGGTGCCGGTCGCGTCATTGTTGAAGGCTTTGTCGATTTCGATTATGAAATTACATTGCTCACTATTCGTCATCGCGGCGCGAGTGATGATACGGATACCAGTTACTGTGCACCCATTGGCCACTTGCAGAAAGACGGTGATTATCAAGAGTCTTGGCAGCCGCAGTCAATGTCAGATACTGCTTTACAGCGCTCACAAGAGATTGCCGAGCAGGTAACGGCGGCGCTGGGCGGCTGGGGTTTATTCGGCGTTGAATTGTTTGTGAAGGGCGACGAGGTGATTTTTAGTGAAGTGTCGCCGCGCCCGCATGACACTGGGCTAGTCACGTTAATGTCACAAGATCTTTCCGAATTTGCCCTTCATGCGCGTGCCATACTGGGTTTGCCTATCCCCAATATTCAGCAACATGGCCCCTCGGCATCTGCAGTCATTTTGGTAGAGGGTGAATCTAAGCGAGTATCATTTGGCAATTTAGAATTTGCTCTAGAGGCGCCTGATACCCAACTCCGTTTGTTTGGCAAACCCGAAGTGAGTGGCAAGCGACGCATGGGCGTTGGCCTTGCGCGTGGTGCCGACATTGAAGAGGCGCGGAGCAAAGCGCGATCAGTGGCAGCAGCTGTTATTGTGACTTTATAAAAAGCTAAACTTATTTTATGGCGTAAACAATTTGGCTTGTTATTCGTAAGTCATGCGCCTACACTTCTTAACTCTTGTCGGGGTGCCTGCGCGTAAGCGCACAAGGCTGAGATCGTTTTCGAATCCCGTATTACCTGATCTGGATAATGCCAGCGTAGGAAACAAGATATTCTCAGCAGAGGTCCCTCTGTCGTGAACTTGGCGTAACGCCAGTCTGGTTTCCTTTCTTTGGTTTTATTTAAACAGTCGATTCAAAGGCGTGCATGATATTGCGCGAAAAGGGGAAATAATGAGTTCTGATTATCCGTTACTACGTGATACTGCCCAAGTAGATGCCGCATCTGTTGAGCCCTTGCCGGGTTCATCCAAAATATATGTGCAGGGAAGTCGTGCCGATATCAACGTGCCGATGCGTGAAATTGCACTTACGCCAACCCCCATACAATCCAATGACGGTACAACACGGTTAGAGCCCAATCCGCCAGTGCGGGTTTATGATACTTCCGGTGCCTATACTGATCCCAAGGCCGATATTGATATTCGCAAAGGCCTGCAAGCAATTCGTGAGCAGTGGATTGTCGACCGTGAAGACACCGAACTTCTTGCCGGTGACAGCTCAGAGTATAGCCGCAAGCGGGCTGCCGATTTAAGTTTGCAACAACTGCGTTTTGATTTAGAGCGCAAGCCTCGGCGGGCATTGTCGGGCAAAAATGTGAGTCAAATGCACTATGCTCGGCAGGGTATTATCACGCCAGAAATGGAATACATTGCCATTCGTGAAAATATGTCTTTGGCTGCGGCGCGAGAGGCTGGAGAAGCCTTTGGCGAGCTAGGTTATCAGCACCCCGGTAATGATTTTGGTGCCAGCATTCCCAAAGAAATTACCCCAGAGTTTGTGCGGGATGAGGTCGCCCGTGGCCGCGCAATAATCCCAGCAAATATTAATCACCCAGAATTAGAGCCCATGATTATTGGCCGTAACTTCCTGGTTAAGGTAAACGGCAATATTGGTAACTCTGCCCTAGGTTCATCTATCGAAGAAGAAGTGGCCAAACTGACATGGGGTATTCGCTGGGGAGCGGATACCATGATGGATTTGTCGACGGGAAAAAACATTCACGAAACCCGTGAGTGGATTGTGCGTAATTCTCCCGTGCCGGTCGGTACAGTGCCGATTTATCAAGCATTAGAAAAAGTCGATGGCGTAGCAGAAGACTTAACGTGGGAAGTGTTTCGTGACACCTTAATTGAGCAGGCCGAGCAGGGTGTTGATTACTTCACGATACATGCAGGGGTCTTGTTGCGTTATGTTCCGCTGACGGCCAAGCGCGTTACCGGCATCGTTTCGCGGGGTGGATCTATCATGGCTAAGTGGTGTTTATCGCACCACAAGGAAAATTTCCTTTATACGCATTTTGATGATATTTGCGAAATTATGAAGGCCTACGATGTGTCGTTTTCTTTAGGCGATGGTTTGCGTCCGGGCTCCGTGGCCGATGCCAACGACGAAGCCCAATTTGGTGAGCTTCGCACCTTGGGAGAGCTAACAAAGCGCGCTTGGAAACA contains:
- the thiL gene encoding thiamine-phosphate kinase, with the protein product MPASEFDIIQRYFREGAGRISAAQAERVRCGIGDDCAVLSLPAGDEMLLSVDTLVESVHFPANYSPQLLARRALAVCVSDLAASGASPMAFTLALTLPAVDEDWLAAFSSSLADAAAEFGMILVGGDTTRGPLCLSLQVMGSAPAGQALLRSGAQVGDAIFVSGHLGDANAALAFLNTESSELLPSQRELLARYHAPVPRLALGQKLRNLATAAIDISDGLVADLGHILKASGVAGVIRLSDLPISAALAEHGGSIDSALSGGDDYELCFTAPASRRAEVVALAQTLNVALTEIGSIQAGSGLRCFDAQNNVYTPVGGYQHF
- the thiC gene encoding phosphomethylpyrimidine synthase ThiC, encoding MSSDYPLLRDTAQVDAASVEPLPGSSKIYVQGSRADINVPMREIALTPTPIQSNDGTTRLEPNPPVRVYDTSGAYTDPKADIDIRKGLQAIREQWIVDREDTELLAGDSSEYSRKRAADLSLQQLRFDLERKPRRALSGKNVSQMHYARQGIITPEMEYIAIRENMSLAAAREAGEAFGELGYQHPGNDFGASIPKEITPEFVRDEVARGRAIIPANINHPELEPMIIGRNFLVKVNGNIGNSALGSSIEEEVAKLTWGIRWGADTMMDLSTGKNIHETREWIVRNSPVPVGTVPIYQALEKVDGVAEDLTWEVFRDTLIEQAEQGVDYFTIHAGVLLRYVPLTAKRVTGIVSRGGSIMAKWCLSHHKENFLYTHFDDICEIMKAYDVSFSLGDGLRPGSVADANDEAQFGELRTLGELTKRAWKHDVQVMIEGPGHVPMQMIQENMTEQLKHCDEAPFYTLGPLTTDIAPGYDHITSGIGAAQIGWYGCAMLCYVTPKEHLGLPNKDDVKTGIITYKIAAHAADLAKGHPGSQLRDNALSKARFEFRWEDQFNLGLDPDTARAYHDETLPKESAKVAHFCSMCGPKFCSMKITQDVRDYAAKLETENVEAEMQKKSLEFKEQGSQIYQKV
- the ribE gene encoding 6,7-dimethyl-8-ribityllumazine synthase translates to MMKTIEGNFVAVAGKFAIVVGRWNSFVVESLLEGALDTLRRHGVADDNITIIRAPGAFEIPLVCQKVADSKNYDAIIALGAVIRGGTPHFEYVAGECVKGLAQVTMQYSVPVAFGVLTVDTIEQAVERAGTKAGNKGEEAAMSAIEMVSLLKQL
- the purT gene encoding formate-dependent phosphoribosylglycinamide formyltransferase → MMVTLGTPFSHTACKVLLCGAGELGKEVAIELQRLGAEVIACDRYENAPAMQVADRSHTFSMLDGAELRRVIELEKPDYIVPEIEAIATDTLLELEREGFNVVPTARAAQLTMNREGIRRLVAEKLELPTSSYRFADSKEEFDAAVAEIGLPCVVKPIMSSSGKGQSLVKRLTDIDAAWSYAQEGGRAGAGRVIVEGFVDFDYEITLLTIRHRGASDDTDTSYCAPIGHLQKDGDYQESWQPQSMSDTALQRSQEIAEQVTAALGGWGLFGVELFVKGDEVIFSEVSPRPHDTGLVTLMSQDLSEFALHARAILGLPIPNIQQHGPSASAVILVEGESKRVSFGNLEFALEAPDTQLRLFGKPEVSGKRRMGVGLARGADIEEARSKARSVAAAVIVTL
- the nusB gene encoding transcription antitermination factor NusB, with the translated sequence MANRLPNPSRNQLAADRRKARHYAMQALYQWHMAGQALNEIEAQFQTDYDMTHVDKEFFHDLVHNIPAQITALHELFEKHLDRKITDLDPIELCLLRMGSYELLRRIDVPYKVAINETINLGKRFGATDGYRYLNGVLDRVAAECRAVEVAAEKKGKNIKPNKPDAAE
- a CDS encoding phosphatidylglycerophosphatase A codes for the protein MATKIPVSLLKNPVHLLSVGFGSGLAKKAPGTFGTLAALPIWYVLQFLSPANYIIALIIAFAAGVYFCGETAKALGVHDHGGIVWDEFVGVWIALFLVPLSLFWVALGFALFRLFDIWKPWPIRVLDAKVHGGLGIMIDDVLAGIYAFVILQLCFVLS
- the ribBA gene encoding bifunctional 3,4-dihydroxy-2-butanone-4-phosphate synthase/GTP cyclohydrolase II, with protein sequence MAMSKIEDLIQDIRLGKMVILMDDEDRENEGDLVMAAECVRPQDINFMAKYGRGLICMPMTRERCKQLDLPLMVDRNASGFGTKFTLSIEATKGVTTGISAADRAHTVRTAAARNAVAADIVQPGHIFPLMSEPGGVMSRAGHTEAACDLSRLAGFEATGVICEIMNEDGTMARRADLEVFAAEHDLKMGTIADLIHYQVLHEQTIEKISSATIATDFGEFLLHAYKDSVAGEVHFAVQKGDINADTPTLTRVHLGSSIRDLLQTQPPGSTTGWNMHRSLETIAEHGGVVVLLANRETPESILADLGIAQGTKSPLQGDSVQYQTTYFNIGLGSQILREVGVGKIRLMGAPVKYNAISGFDLEVVEFVSPDNVVANS